The nucleotide window CACGAACTGGAAAGTAACATTGATCCATTTAAAGGTTTGTTATTGGCCGTATTTTTCGTGAGTGTTGGTGCAACGATCAACTTCGATATTATTGCTTCAAAACCTGTTTTTATCTTTACGGCAGCCTTCATCGTTTTGGCAATCAAAGCAACAGTTCTTTTTGGGATTGGAAAATATTACAAGATGAACAATGAGCAGAGTTTCTTCCTCGCCTTTGCATTGTCGCAGGTCGGTGAGTTTGCTTTTGTTTTGATTAATTTCTCCGCCAGTTTATTTTTAATTGATTATCAAGCGAACTCAGAGTTGATGGCAATCGTAGCGATCACGATGTGTATCTCGCCATTGCTTTTGATCTTCAAAGAAAAAGTTCTCGACAAGCGATTTATCAAACAAAAATCTGAGGAAAACGTAGAACTCGGGATCATCAAACAACGGAAGATCATCATCGTCGGATTCGGATATTTTGGAAGTACAGTGGGAAGATTGTTGAAAGCCAACGGCATCCGCTCCACGGTTTTGGACAATGATCCGGATCGCGTCGCGCTGTTGCGTTCCAACGGTTTCAACGTGTATTACGGCGATGCCACGAAACCCGCATTGTTACGTTCTGCCGGGATCGAAGAGGCGGAATTGCTCGTCATTTGTCTGGATGATCCGGAGAAAAACAAATTCCTCGTCGATTACGTCAAAGAAAATTATCCCGATATAAAGATCTTCGTCAGAGCCAAAAACCGTTTGGATGCCTACGAATTTCTCAACAAAAAGGTCGACAATATTTACCGCGAAACCTTGGGAACTGCCGTAGATATGGCCGTCGACATCCTAAAGGAAAACGGAATGCGCAAGTACACCGCCAGAAGAATGGGAAAACGTTTCATGATCATCGATAAAGCGATGACTAGACGACTGGCCAGGGAAAAAGACGAAAATATGGTCACGTTCACCCTCAGAGAAACTTTGGAACGTGAGGCACAACTGTTGGCTCTCGACAGCATCTCCTTCGAGGAAAACCATTGGAGCGGCGATGAAGACGAGGATAAGTAACTAGTTGATTCCTATTTGCGAACAGCTACAAATGGGAATTATTTGGGCAGCTTTTGACATCCCTCGAAACCTAATTTTTATTGTTTTTATGGCAGCTATTTCCGACTTCCACTCCCGCTATTTTTGCCTTTGCTTTTCCAGCCACAAAAAATGAGCTCCGTTCAAGTCGGGCTGCAGATTTCACGGTAAAAGAAACATGGGTCTTCGGAATCACGAAAATCGTTACGTAGCAGATCGATCAATTCCGAGATCATTACTTCAAAAAAGCAAGTCGATTATTCCCTCACTTTTCATTACTTTTATTCCCCAATTAATTTTTATTATATGAAGAAAATAAAAACATCATTGCTTGTCGCATTTATGGCGTTCAATACAGGAAATATGATGATAAATGCCCAGCAGAAAAAGACCACGGCAACCACAGAAAAAGCTATGAACAACAATCCATTTCTTAAAAAAAGTACCTTACAATATCAAGCACCGGAATTTGACAAGATCAAAGACGAGCATTTCAAACCCGCTTTCGAATTTGGTTTGAAAGAACAATTGGCCAACATCGATAAAATTGTGAATGACAAAGCGGCTCCAACATTCGAAAATACCGTTCTTGCTTTGGAAAACAGCGGACCAACTTTGGGAAGAGCAACCATTATTTTTTATAATTTGACGAGCTCCAATACCAACGATGCGCTTCAGAAATTAGAAGAAGAATTTGCGCCGATCTTTGCATCGCACGCAGACAAGATCTCTTTGAATGAAAAATTATACAAGAAGTTAAAAGCCGTAAAAACGGATAAACTCGACGCAGAAAGCAAAAGACTGACAGAATTTTACCTCACCAATTTCGAATTGGCCGGCGCAAACCTTTCTGCAGAGAACAAAGAAAAATTAAAAGAGATCAACCAACAATTGGCAACTTTGGCAACCCAATTCAGCAACAAATTGTTGGAAGCCAGAAAGAATGGCGCCGTTCTGATCTCTGATGTCAAAGAACTAGACGGACTTTCTGCCGACGATATCGCTGCAGCTTCGGAAGACGCAGAGAAAGCTGGACAAACGGGAAAATATCTCCTGGCTTTACAAAATACAACGCAGCAGCCACTTCTTCAAAATCTTAAAAACAGAGCCACCAGAGAAAAACTCTACAAAGCATCCTGGACCAGAGCCGAAAAAGGTGACGCCAACGATACGAGAGAAACGGTTGAGAAATTGGCTAAACTAAGATTGCAAAAAGCACAACTCTTCGGAAAGAAAAACTTCGCAGAATGGAGCTTGCAAGACCAAATGGCAAAAACGCCGGAAGCTGCAATGGGACTTCTAGCGCAATTGGCTAAGCCAGCAGTAGAAACTGCAAATCGGGAAGCGGCGGAAATCCAGGAAGTGATCGATGCGCAGAAAGGTGGTTTCAAAGTGGAACCTTGGGACTGGAATTTCTATTCCGAGCAAGTTAGAAAAGCAAAATATGACCTGGATGATAACGAGATCAAACCTTACTTCGAAGTCACGACGGCTTTGGAAAAAGGTGTTTTCTACGCTGCTGAAAAATTCTACGGCATCACTTTCAAAGTGAGAAAAGACCTTCCGGTTTATCATCCAGATGTGGTGGCTTACGAGGTTTTCGATAGAGACGGCAAATCTTTGGCGCTTTACTATTTGGATTTCTACACCAGAAGCAACAAAAGTGGTGGTGCGTGGATGAACAACTTCGTTCAGCAGTCACATTCTCTAGGTCAGAAACCGGTGATCGTAAATGTTTACAATTTCCAGAAACCAGCGCCAGGAA belongs to Chryseobacterium sp. KACC 21268 and includes:
- a CDS encoding monovalent cation:proton antiporter-2 (CPA2) family protein, coding for MTENSIAMTILIFLGVAIIMVPLGKKLGLSSVIGYLLGGILIGPFCLQLTGRDAEDIMHASELGVIMLLFLVGLELEPQKLWQIRKRILGLGLSQMLLSIVGIFIVFYIAGFGLQKSLIISLCFAMSSTAIVLQTLKEKNLFRTVSGESSFSILLFQDIAVIPILALLPFLSKSQKAISQADHDKVLLHFIPEWLQPFTVIGAVLALILLGRYIFIPFLRFVSRSGLNELLTAASLFLVIGVSELMISIGLSPALGAFIAGVMLANSEFRHELESNIDPFKGLLLAVFFVSVGATINFDIIASKPVFIFTAAFIVLAIKATVLFGIGKYYKMNNEQSFFLAFALSQVGEFAFVLINFSASLFLIDYQANSELMAIVAITMCISPLLLIFKEKVLDKRFIKQKSEENVELGIIKQRKIIIVGFGYFGSTVGRLLKANGIRSTVLDNDPDRVALLRSNGFNVYYGDATKPALLRSAGIEEAELLVICLDDPEKNKFLVDYVKENYPDIKIFVRAKNRLDAYEFLNKKVDNIYRETLGTAVDMAVDILKENGMRKYTARRMGKRFMIIDKAMTRRLAREKDENMVTFTLRETLEREAQLLALDSISFEENHWSGDEDEDK
- a CDS encoding M3 family metallopeptidase, which encodes MKKIKTSLLVAFMAFNTGNMMINAQQKKTTATTEKAMNNNPFLKKSTLQYQAPEFDKIKDEHFKPAFEFGLKEQLANIDKIVNDKAAPTFENTVLALENSGPTLGRATIIFYNLTSSNTNDALQKLEEEFAPIFASHADKISLNEKLYKKLKAVKTDKLDAESKRLTEFYLTNFELAGANLSAENKEKLKEINQQLATLATQFSNKLLEARKNGAVLISDVKELDGLSADDIAAASEDAEKAGQTGKYLLALQNTTQQPLLQNLKNRATREKLYKASWTRAEKGDANDTRETVEKLAKLRLQKAQLFGKKNFAEWSLQDQMAKTPEAAMGLLAQLAKPAVETANREAAEIQEVIDAQKGGFKVEPWDWNFYSEQVRKAKYDLDDNEIKPYFEVTTALEKGVFYAAEKFYGITFKVRKDLPVYHPDVVAYEVFDRDGKSLALYYLDFYTRSNKSGGAWMNNFVQQSHSLGQKPVIVNVYNFQKPAPGKPSLISYDDVETLFHEFGHTLHGLFADQKYASISGANTPRDFVEFPSQINEHFALEPEILKNYALHYQTKQPMPQALIDKIKKASNFNQGYATTELVAAATLDMNWHTVTADKQLIPVLDFEKQALNKYGLLVPQVPPRYHTPYFAHIWGGGYSAGYYAYLWSETLDSDAWEWIKANGGITRENGDRFRKYILSVGNSVDLNKAFEGFTGHKADIKPLLRSRGFIK